In the Bacillus shivajii genome, one interval contains:
- the betA gene encoding choline dehydrogenase, which produces MTEKYDVVIIGGGSAGSVLGNRLSEDGTRNVLVLEAGRKDFSWDLLIQMPAALPFPAGKSLYDWKYASEPEPHMGGRRVKHARGKVLGGSSSINGMIYQRGNPMDYERWGADNGMETWDFAHCLPYFKRLETALGSDRDDEWRGHDGPLKLERGPAKNPLFQAFFNAAVEAGHSRTPDVNGFRQEGFGPFDKHVYKGRRLSASRAYLHPAMKRKNLTVKTRAFVASIDFEGTKAKGVTYQRNGKMHQVIADEVILSGGAINTPQLLQLSGVGDAEHLRSLGIKPVVDLPGVGENLQDHLETYIQFACPQPVSQQPNINKARMPWIGLQWLLGRKGPAATNHFEGGGFVRSNEDVKYPNLMFHFLPLAVRYDGQKADTKHGFQVHVGPMYSDARGSLKIRSKNPKEHPSMVYNYLSTEQDRREWIEAVRITREIMSQPAMAPYNSGEISPGPSVQTDEEILEWVAKDAETALHPSCTAKMGPASDRMAVVDPETMKVHGLDNVRVVDASAMPYVTNGNIHAPVLMLAEKAADLILERKPLEPIHADFYRHGVHPADAGTVKS; this is translated from the coding sequence ATGACAGAAAAATATGATGTAGTTATTATAGGTGGCGGTAGTGCGGGCTCTGTTCTCGGCAACCGTTTAAGTGAAGATGGAACACGTAATGTTCTTGTGTTAGAGGCGGGGCGTAAAGATTTCTCATGGGACCTGTTGATCCAAATGCCAGCAGCTTTGCCGTTTCCAGCGGGGAAATCGTTATATGACTGGAAATACGCATCTGAGCCTGAACCTCATATGGGGGGACGACGTGTCAAGCATGCACGAGGAAAGGTGCTCGGCGGTTCAAGTTCTATCAACGGAATGATTTATCAACGTGGTAACCCAATGGATTATGAACGTTGGGGAGCCGACAACGGTATGGAAACATGGGATTTTGCACATTGTCTCCCGTATTTCAAACGATTAGAAACTGCTTTAGGTTCGGATCGAGACGATGAATGGCGCGGTCATGATGGTCCTCTTAAATTAGAGCGTGGACCAGCAAAGAATCCTTTATTCCAAGCCTTCTTTAACGCAGCTGTTGAGGCAGGACACTCACGAACTCCTGATGTGAATGGTTTCCGCCAGGAGGGCTTCGGTCCGTTCGATAAACATGTGTACAAAGGTAGACGATTGTCAGCTTCACGTGCATATTTGCATCCGGCTATGAAGCGTAAGAACCTCACTGTGAAAACTCGTGCTTTTGTTGCAAGTATCGATTTCGAAGGTACGAAAGCAAAAGGTGTGACCTATCAACGAAATGGGAAGATGCATCAAGTTATTGCAGATGAAGTGATTCTTTCTGGTGGTGCAATCAATACGCCGCAACTACTTCAATTGTCAGGTGTAGGTGATGCAGAGCACTTGCGCTCACTTGGTATTAAACCAGTTGTTGATCTTCCTGGTGTAGGTGAAAACCTTCAAGATCACCTTGAAACCTATATCCAATTCGCTTGTCCACAACCGGTTTCTCAGCAGCCTAACATAAATAAAGCACGTATGCCTTGGATTGGGTTGCAGTGGTTACTCGGACGCAAAGGACCAGCAGCAACCAACCATTTTGAAGGCGGAGGTTTTGTTCGTTCTAACGAGGACGTTAAATATCCAAATTTAATGTTCCACTTCCTTCCATTAGCGGTTCGTTACGATGGTCAAAAAGCAGACACGAAACACGGATTCCAGGTACACGTTGGACCGATGTACTCTGATGCTCGAGGCTCATTGAAGATTCGATCGAAAAATCCTAAAGAGCATCCGAGCATGGTTTACAACTATCTTTCAACCGAACAGGATCGACGTGAATGGATTGAAGCGGTACGAATTACAAGAGAGATTATGTCCCAGCCAGCTATGGCACCTTACAATTCAGGAGAAATTTCACCTGGCCCTTCTGTTCAAACAGATGAGGAGATTTTGGAGTGGGTAGCAAAAGATGCCGAGACTGCGCTTCACCCGTCATGTACGGCAAAAATGGGACCTGCTTCAGATCGAATGGCTGTTGTAGATCCAGAAACGATGAAGGTACATGGTCTTGACAATGTACGAGTGGTCGATGCGTCTGCTATGCCTTATGTCACGAACGGAAATATCCATGCACCGGTATTGATGTTGGCAGAAAAGGCAGCTGACTTAATCCTTGAACGTAAACCATTGGAGCCTATCCATGCCGACTTCTACCGCCATGGCGTACATCCAGCTGACGCAGGTACAGTAAAAAGTTAA
- a CDS encoding YaiI/YqxD family protein, protein MKIYVDADACPVKDIIISEARNFEIPVILVTSLSHFSNAEQPSGVETVYVDSGADAADYRIVKLVEKGDIIVTQDYGLASLGLAKGTIVLHQKGFRYTNDNIDQLLQTRYLSAMARKGGQRTKGPKPFTAEDREQFRHLFKQAISLEK, encoded by the coding sequence ATGAAAATTTATGTGGATGCAGATGCTTGTCCGGTGAAAGATATTATTATTTCTGAAGCAAGGAATTTTGAAATTCCGGTTATCCTTGTTACAAGCCTTTCTCATTTTTCTAATGCAGAACAGCCATCAGGAGTGGAAACCGTTTATGTAGATTCTGGAGCAGATGCTGCAGATTATCGGATTGTGAAGTTAGTGGAAAAAGGAGATATTATCGTGACGCAAGATTATGGTCTTGCGTCGCTAGGTTTAGCAAAAGGAACTATTGTCCTCCACCAAAAAGGATTTAGATATACAAATGATAATATTGACCAATTATTACAAACACGTTATTTAAGTGCAATGGCTAGAAAAGGCGGACAGCGAACAAAGGGACCAAAGCCTTTTACAGCAGAAGACAGGGAGCAATTTAGGCATCTTTTTAAACAGGCTATTTCTCTTGAAAAATAA
- a CDS encoding Spy/CpxP family protein refolding chaperone, producing MNRTIILLTLLIPIALAGCFSSTEEENSNKMEAETSPYVDLTNQEIKALPEGRIQALLNGAGAGYALSAELNSYPGPLHTLELAIELSLSDEQRETTEELYNGMKEEAQKIGEQIVNLELQLENAFRSKDITKNDVDNITNQISTLDGKLRSVHLKAHIDMIDVLTNEQIKMYDELRGYSSDHDHTDHDHHHGHGH from the coding sequence ATGAATAGAACTATAATATTGTTAACCTTGTTAATTCCAATTGCTCTAGCAGGATGTTTTTCATCAACGGAAGAAGAAAATTCAAACAAGATGGAAGCTGAAACAAGTCCTTACGTAGACCTAACAAACCAAGAAATTAAAGCCCTACCAGAAGGAAGAATTCAAGCATTACTTAATGGTGCAGGAGCTGGCTATGCTCTATCTGCTGAATTGAATAGCTACCCTGGACCCCTTCATACTCTTGAATTAGCTATAGAGCTATCTTTGTCCGATGAACAAAGGGAAACAACAGAAGAACTCTATAATGGGATGAAAGAAGAAGCACAAAAGATCGGAGAGCAAATCGTCAATTTAGAACTTCAACTTGAAAATGCCTTTAGATCAAAGGATATTACAAAAAACGATGTAGATAATATCACAAATCAAATTTCTACCTTAGATGGTAAATTAAGAAGTGTTCATTTAAAAGCACATATCGATATGATTGATGTATTAACTAATGAACAAATTAAAATGTATGATGAGTTAAGAGGTTACTCATCAGACCATGATCATACTGATCACGACCATCACCACGGTCATGGACACTAA
- a CDS encoding MarR family winged helix-turn-helix transcriptional regulator, translating to MKEIIRSLGLHHPNQTPCGQPISISEAHTIMEIQLKEEVTQSDLTQILNLEKSTVSRLVQQLEKKDWLKRETSPKDQRMKILRLTEKGQKIAQRLETSRIEKFNSILANIPENRHKEVIVALELLIEAIPPRKD from the coding sequence ATGAAAGAAATCATCCGTTCTCTTGGACTCCATCATCCTAACCAAACTCCTTGTGGTCAGCCTATTTCAATATCTGAAGCACATACAATTATGGAAATTCAGTTAAAAGAGGAAGTTACACAATCCGATTTAACGCAGATACTAAATTTAGAGAAAAGTACGGTAAGTCGTTTAGTTCAACAGTTGGAGAAAAAAGATTGGTTAAAACGTGAAACAAGTCCAAAGGACCAACGAATGAAAATACTGAGATTAACTGAAAAGGGACAAAAAATAGCGCAACGCTTGGAAACTTCTCGTATAGAAAAGTTTAATAGTATATTGGCTAATATACCTGAAAATAGGCATAAAGAAGTTATTGTTGCCCTGGAATTACTTATCGAAGCGATTCCCCCAAGAAAAGATTAG
- a CDS encoding Ger(x)C family spore germination protein codes for MRYKLVIVALISLFVLTSCWDQHLLKDARLIYGASFDLNEDNSLQTTIAIRALTPETISGTEHGSANIVLSAKGNTLRDTRIAQEKELAGQFASNKARVFILGEELAKTDLYSLLDILYRDPRFSIRALLVVTKGRGENILRLNKVQERFISEEVLGLVQEAEDKSYVSRETIQSIFPVMFDPGEDFHLPLIKKTEENQTKIVGMALFNGKKYTGKDLEGDASTVLLLLKNELGETNRFSFVIHPEEEEGRQQIVSFTVSDSNSKVNITTTNDNKVSVDIDLKLKVNIVEYPKEDIIDDAVEEITRELTEKFTEKANHVTQILQEANCDGLGIGRELMAFHPKVWKQLDWKEEYPKVNFSTTVDVEIIGTGILK; via the coding sequence ATGAGGTATAAACTAGTAATTGTTGCACTAATCAGTCTCTTTGTCTTGACAAGTTGCTGGGATCAACACTTATTAAAAGATGCAAGGCTTATCTACGGAGCCAGCTTTGATTTAAATGAAGACAACTCCCTGCAAACGACAATAGCAATCCGTGCATTAACCCCAGAAACCATTAGCGGAACCGAACATGGAAGTGCCAATATTGTACTCAGTGCAAAAGGAAATACATTGCGCGATACAAGAATAGCACAAGAAAAAGAACTTGCTGGTCAGTTTGCGTCTAATAAAGCTCGTGTATTCATCCTTGGTGAAGAGCTAGCAAAAACTGATCTTTATTCATTATTAGATATTCTATACCGTGATCCTAGGTTTTCCATAAGAGCATTACTTGTTGTTACCAAAGGACGTGGCGAGAATATTTTAAGGCTTAATAAGGTTCAAGAAAGATTTATTAGTGAGGAAGTCTTGGGGTTAGTTCAAGAGGCAGAAGACAAGTCGTATGTTTCAAGAGAAACGATCCAGTCCATTTTTCCGGTCATGTTTGATCCTGGTGAAGATTTCCACCTGCCATTAATCAAAAAAACTGAAGAAAACCAAACAAAGATCGTAGGAATGGCTTTATTTAATGGAAAAAAATACACTGGAAAGGACCTCGAGGGCGATGCTTCCACTGTTTTATTATTGCTAAAGAATGAACTTGGTGAAACAAATAGATTTTCGTTTGTCATTCATCCTGAAGAAGAGGAAGGACGGCAGCAAATCGTATCATTTACTGTTAGCGATTCCAATTCAAAAGTGAACATTACCACTACAAATGATAATAAAGTATCAGTTGATATCGATTTAAAGCTTAAAGTGAATATTGTCGAATATCCGAAAGAAGATATAATTGACGACGCTGTTGAGGAGATAACTAGGGAGCTTACAGAAAAATTCACAGAAAAAGCAAACCATGTCACTCAAATATTACAAGAGGCCAACTGTGATGGACTAGGCATTGGTAGAGAACTAATGGCTTTTCACCCAAAGGTATGGAAGCAGCTCGATTGGAAAGAAGAATATCCAAAGGTTAACTTTTCAACTACAGTTGACGTTGAAATTATCGGGACTGGGATCTTGAAATAA
- a CDS encoding GerAB/ArcD/ProY family transporter, giving the protein MKTNKQISTNQLLFLVLQSQIGIGVLSLAHDLYLNAFTDGWISIINAGIVNLLFLFIILTLNKQYPQDTLYDFSQKITGMFFGKLFSCLYVLYFISVNILVIHLSTGVLKKWLLPLTPEWILFLVFISVAVYLVKENLRIIARVYVIVSLLVIVLIALILSAYMEVNVKYIFPVGQSGIKNIMLASHEAIVAMLGFELLLIVYPFVQASHKQKVKYSALAVIAVTTLYTFFVFSSYIYFSPDQLAVIPEPLLYMLKAVDYELIERLDLIFLVIWIVPMTTSIGIYIYLSSIGLSKLFRQQDHQKSSFIVGGFVFLFTLIIPSTPEFTKQFGEIISTLSYIFVGGIPLFLLSIVFFKQKIGKRESV; this is encoded by the coding sequence GTGAAAACAAATAAACAAATTTCAACGAATCAATTACTCTTTTTAGTTCTGCAATCTCAAATTGGGATTGGTGTACTATCCCTTGCTCACGATCTCTATTTAAACGCATTTACAGACGGTTGGATATCAATAATAAATGCAGGTATAGTCAATTTACTGTTTTTATTTATCATACTGACGTTAAATAAACAGTATCCACAAGATACGCTATACGATTTTTCTCAAAAAATAACAGGGATGTTTTTCGGTAAATTATTTTCTTGCTTATATGTACTTTATTTTATTAGTGTAAATATTTTAGTTATCCACTTATCTACAGGTGTACTTAAAAAATGGCTTCTCCCATTAACACCTGAGTGGATACTCTTTTTAGTTTTTATCAGTGTTGCGGTTTATTTAGTTAAAGAAAATTTAAGAATCATTGCTAGGGTTTATGTCATTGTATCGCTATTAGTTATCGTTCTAATAGCGTTAATCCTTAGCGCTTATATGGAGGTTAATGTTAAATATATATTTCCTGTTGGACAAAGTGGAATCAAAAATATCATGTTGGCCTCTCATGAGGCAATTGTTGCCATGTTAGGATTTGAGTTACTATTGATCGTTTATCCATTCGTTCAAGCAAGTCATAAACAAAAAGTGAAATACTCTGCTTTGGCCGTAATCGCTGTGACAACACTTTATACATTTTTTGTGTTTTCGAGTTATATCTATTTTAGTCCTGATCAACTCGCCGTGATACCCGAGCCTCTTTTATATATGCTCAAAGCGGTAGACTATGAACTTATTGAAAGATTAGACCTTATTTTTTTAGTGATTTGGATAGTACCAATGACAACTTCAATTGGGATCTATATATACTTGTCGAGCATCGGTCTAAGTAAATTATTTCGTCAGCAAGATCACCAAAAGTCCAGTTTCATTGTTGGTGGTTTTGTGTTCCTATTTACTTTAATAATCCCTAGCACTCCTGAGTTCACAAAGCAATTTGGAGAAATCATTTCAACGTTAAGCTACATTTTTGTAGGAGGAATCCCTTTGTTCTTATTAAGTATAGTCTTTTTCAAACAAAAAATAGGCAAGAGGGAGAGCGTATGA
- a CDS encoding spore germination protein, whose protein sequence is MYFLKKKKWKRTQLQHSRKHTTTPRPILSNVLENIDLIKSFLHHTDDLSVRELIFNNKQISLLFINTFVDSETLETKVIQQIINHPSDSIINTVAVKEITKTESLDHVAFKLSQGNTVIFLENETYAFILDTVSFEKRAIEEPMGEQAIKGPRDGFVEHLNVNINIIRSKIKSKNLVIKEWILGKESETRVALLYVSSIANKEVVKEVEGRLSSVKVDIVQSPGHMEAYIEDNSYSPFQQVLSTERVDRTVFGLMEGRVAVLTDGSPSALVMPITFFAFYQTSDDYNNRWFIASFFRLVRLFCFFLAISLPALYISLVAYHYEIIPFDLLFNVKASLEHVPFHPLIEAMTMQIILELLKEASIRLPSPIAQTIGVVGGLVIGTAVVEASLVSNTMVVIIALTAIASFVVPIHEMGTSVRLLGFPLMLSAYLLGLAGIVFGLMVLLVHLCKLESFGSPYFAPLAPVRLKDFKDTFIRVPLWKMNQRPTTPQPDQEERQRNARGWDNSENK, encoded by the coding sequence ATGTATTTTTTAAAAAAGAAGAAATGGAAACGAACTCAACTCCAACATTCTCGAAAACATACAACAACACCTCGACCTATTCTTAGTAATGTATTGGAAAATATCGATTTAATAAAATCATTTCTTCACCATACAGATGACTTATCTGTTAGAGAATTAATTTTTAATAACAAACAAATTTCGCTGCTTTTTATTAATACTTTCGTTGATAGTGAAACACTAGAAACGAAAGTGATCCAACAAATTATAAATCATCCTTCAGATTCCATTATTAATACGGTTGCTGTTAAAGAAATTACCAAAACAGAATCACTAGATCATGTGGCCTTTAAACTCTCTCAAGGAAACACCGTTATTTTTTTAGAAAACGAAACGTATGCATTTATTTTAGATACGGTTTCGTTTGAGAAGAGAGCGATCGAGGAACCCATGGGCGAGCAAGCGATTAAAGGTCCTCGTGATGGTTTTGTCGAGCATTTAAATGTGAACATCAATATCATTAGAAGTAAAATAAAAAGTAAAAATTTAGTAATAAAAGAATGGATATTAGGCAAGGAATCTGAAACTCGTGTTGCATTATTATACGTATCTTCAATAGCTAATAAAGAGGTCGTAAAAGAAGTGGAGGGAAGACTGTCAAGCGTGAAGGTTGATATTGTTCAATCTCCCGGACATATGGAAGCATATATTGAAGACAACTCTTATTCTCCTTTTCAACAAGTATTAAGCACAGAAAGGGTAGACAGGACTGTATTTGGTTTAATGGAAGGTAGAGTTGCTGTTTTAACCGATGGAAGCCCATCTGCGCTCGTAATGCCAATAACATTTTTTGCATTTTATCAAACGTCTGACGATTACAATAACCGGTGGTTTATCGCCTCATTCTTTCGCTTAGTAAGACTTTTTTGTTTTTTTCTTGCGATTTCACTGCCAGCTTTATATATTTCTCTTGTCGCTTACCATTATGAGATTATTCCATTCGACCTACTTTTTAATGTCAAAGCGTCCTTGGAGCATGTACCGTTTCATCCGTTGATTGAGGCGATGACCATGCAAATTATTTTAGAGTTATTAAAAGAAGCTTCTATCCGACTTCCAAGTCCCATTGCACAAACCATTGGTGTAGTTGGCGGATTAGTCATTGGCACTGCCGTAGTCGAGGCCAGCCTAGTTTCCAACACCATGGTAGTTATTATCGCCCTGACGGCCATCGCTTCCTTTGTCGTACCCATCCATGAAATGGGAACATCCGTTAGATTATTGGGATTTCCATTAATGTTATCTGCTTATTTATTAGGGTTAGCTGGGATTGTATTTGGACTTATGGTTTTATTGGTTCATTTATGCAAGTTAGAATCGTTTGGATCACCTTATTTTGCACCGCTTGCACCGGTACGCTTAAAGGATTTTAAAGATACGTTTATTCGTGTCCCTTTATGGAAAATGAACCAAAGACCTACTACACCCCAACCAGATCAAGAAGAAAGACAGCGAAATGCTAGAGGATGGGACAACAGTGAAAACAAATAA